Proteins co-encoded in one Flavobacterium fluviale genomic window:
- a CDS encoding lipid A deacylase LpxR family protein, with protein MRSKRIFFAFLILTAALTFGQGKTSEIGFISDNDLYTSSKNDMYYTNGLELFYRFITQNNNEKISKEITEFRIGQYLYNPRFINEEAVDINDRPFAGYLFAEAGKSFFYKSESVLKTDFQLGFVGPNALGQELQEGFHKIIGYKKVYGWENQIHNALGLQAHVMYSKKMFPSKHNDFVDLHFQSEANLGTIFTGVSTGFMARFGFKSLIPIYDSNMHDASISSEAQSNFREFYFYMAPSVNYQLYDATIEGSMFNDTSPITFDLVPLRFNGEAGLKYRYNNFNISYSFLYRGRELKGDVNDTNRGYFYGSIRMGFLLR; from the coding sequence ATGAGAAGTAAAAGAATATTTTTTGCTTTTCTGATTTTAACAGCAGCGTTGACTTTTGGACAAGGAAAAACTTCAGAAATTGGTTTTATATCAGATAATGATTTATATACATCGTCTAAAAATGACATGTATTATACCAATGGTTTAGAGCTTTTTTACCGATTTATAACTCAAAATAACAACGAAAAAATTAGTAAAGAAATAACCGAATTTAGAATTGGGCAATATCTTTACAATCCGAGGTTTATTAATGAAGAAGCAGTTGATATAAACGATCGCCCTTTTGCCGGATATCTTTTTGCCGAAGCAGGGAAAAGTTTCTTTTATAAAAGCGAATCTGTTTTAAAGACCGATTTTCAATTAGGTTTTGTGGGGCCAAATGCTCTCGGGCAGGAATTACAGGAAGGATTTCATAAAATCATTGGTTACAAAAAAGTATATGGCTGGGAAAATCAAATTCACAATGCTTTAGGTTTACAAGCTCATGTCATGTATTCGAAAAAAATGTTTCCATCAAAGCACAATGATTTTGTAGATCTTCATTTTCAGTCAGAAGCTAATTTGGGAACTATTTTTACAGGCGTTTCCACAGGATTTATGGCTAGATTCGGTTTTAAAAGTTTGATTCCGATTTACGATTCGAATATGCACGATGCTTCTATAAGTTCAGAAGCACAGTCCAATTTCAGAGAGTTTTATTTTTATATGGCGCCAAGTGTTAATTATCAGTTATACGATGCGACAATAGAAGGAAGTATGTTTAACGATACAAGTCCAATTACTTTTGATTTGGTGCCGCTTCGCTTTAATGGTGAAGCTGGTTTAAAATACCGCTATAATAATTTCAACATTTCCTATTCTTTCCTTTACCGAGGACGCGAACTAAAAGGCGATGTTAATGACACAAATCGCGGTTATTTTTATGGATCGATTCGAATGGGATTTTTGTTGAGGTAG
- a CDS encoding S9 family peptidase, with product MKKVVLTTLIMMSLNAIGQNVMSPELLWKLGRVTPLGISKDAKNVIFKVSTPSVEENKSTSKIYTIPVNGGNAVEIKDTKYILADKNISPDGKFIVYNEEVKIDKVLGKDFYPKLTKSDAQIYDGLDYRHWDTWNEGKFNHVFYKENKDGAKGIDILKGETFDSPQKPFGGDEDYIWSPDSKSIFYVCKKKAGTAYAISTNTDIYEYNLETQKTTNKTEGNLGYDTAPQFSPTGNLTWLQMKRDGYESDKNDIIVEFKGIKTNLTANWDGTVDNFIWSKDGKTVFFVAPIDGTKQLFSVNFPGLTKIAINVRQLTNGDFDVNDLVGFSGDDIIVTRSDMNHAGEIFSFNLKKNTWKQLSNVNTETYKSLTLSKTEKRYVTTTDGKKMLVWVILPPNFDASKKYPTLLFCQGGPQSALTQSYSFRWNFSLMAAKGYVVVAPNRRGMPGHGVEWNEQISKDWGGQVMDDYLSSIDDVAKEKYVDKTRLGCVGASYGGYSVFYLAGIHKNRFKTFIAHDGVFNTVSMLGTTEEVFFNNWDFGGPYWEKDNAAAQKAYTTFNPATLVQNWNKPILIFQGGKDFRVPIGQGQEAFQAAQLRGIKSRFVYFPDENHWVLKPQNAQVWQGEFFKWLDETL from the coding sequence ATGAAAAAAGTAGTATTAACAACCTTAATAATGATGAGTTTAAACGCTATCGGACAGAATGTTATGTCACCGGAATTGTTATGGAAATTAGGAAGAGTGACACCTCTTGGCATTTCTAAAGATGCAAAAAATGTTATTTTTAAAGTTTCTACGCCTTCGGTAGAAGAAAATAAATCGACTTCTAAAATTTACACAATTCCTGTAAATGGAGGAAATGCAGTTGAAATTAAGGATACAAAATATATCTTGGCTGATAAAAACATTTCGCCAGACGGAAAATTTATCGTTTACAATGAAGAAGTAAAAATCGATAAAGTTTTAGGAAAAGATTTTTATCCAAAATTAACCAAATCTGATGCGCAAATTTATGATGGTTTAGATTACCGTCACTGGGATACTTGGAACGAGGGAAAATTTAATCACGTTTTTTATAAAGAAAACAAAGACGGTGCAAAAGGAATCGACATCCTGAAAGGTGAAACTTTTGATTCTCCGCAAAAACCTTTTGGCGGTGACGAAGATTACATCTGGTCGCCAGATAGCAAAAGCATTTTTTACGTATGCAAGAAAAAAGCAGGAACAGCTTATGCGATTTCTACCAATACAGATATTTATGAGTACAATTTAGAAACTCAAAAAACCACTAATAAAACCGAGGGTAATTTAGGTTACGATACGGCGCCTCAATTTTCTCCAACAGGAAATTTAACTTGGCTGCAAATGAAACGTGACGGTTACGAGTCTGATAAAAACGATATTATTGTTGAGTTTAAAGGAATCAAAACTAACTTAACAGCAAACTGGGACGGAACTGTAGATAATTTTATCTGGAGTAAAGACGGAAAAACAGTTTTCTTTGTAGCTCCAATTGACGGAACAAAACAACTTTTCTCTGTTAATTTTCCTGGTTTGACTAAAATCGCAATCAATGTTCGCCAGTTGACAAACGGAGATTTTGATGTGAATGATTTAGTAGGTTTTTCTGGAGATGACATTATTGTTACCAGAAGTGACATGAATCATGCTGGAGAGATTTTTTCTTTTAACTTGAAGAAAAATACTTGGAAACAGCTTTCAAACGTGAATACAGAAACGTACAAGTCTTTAACTTTAAGCAAGACCGAAAAACGTTACGTTACAACTACTGATGGCAAAAAAATGCTGGTTTGGGTAATTTTGCCTCCAAATTTTGATGCTTCTAAAAAATATCCAACTTTATTATTCTGTCAAGGCGGACCACAAAGTGCGTTGACTCAATCATATTCTTTCCGTTGGAATTTCTCTTTGATGGCCGCAAAAGGTTATGTGGTAGTTGCACCAAACCGTCGCGGAATGCCAGGACATGGTGTTGAATGGAACGAGCAAATTAGTAAAGATTGGGGCGGACAAGTTATGGACGATTATCTTTCGTCAATTGATGATGTTGCTAAAGAAAAATACGTTGACAAAACTCGTTTAGGTTGTGTTGGTGCTAGTTACGGCGGATATTCTGTGTTTTATCTAGCTGGAATTCACAAAAACCGTTTCAAAACTTTTATCGCTCACGATGGTGTTTTCAATACTGTTTCAATGTTAGGAACTACTGAGGAAGTTTTCTTCAACAACTGGGATTTTGGCGGACCTTACTGGGAAAAAGATAATGCTGCAGCTCAAAAAGCTTATACAACTTTCAATCCTGCAACTTTGGTTCAAAACTGGAATAAACCAATTTTAATTTTCCAAGGAGGTAAAGATTTCCGTGTGCCGATCGGACAAGGGCAGGAAGCTTTTCAGGCTGCACAGTTAAGAGGCATTAAAAGCCGTTTTGTTTATTTTCCAGATGAAAACCACTGGGTGTTGAAACCTCAAAATGCCCAAGTTTGGCAGGGTGAGTTTTTTAAATGGTTAGATGAAACGCTATAA
- the accC gene encoding acetyl-CoA carboxylase biotin carboxylase subunit, which yields MFKKILIANRGEIALRVIRTCKEMGIKTVAVYSTADAESLHVKFADEAVCIGPPPSNLSYLKMSNIIAAAEITNADAIHPGYGFLSENAKFSKICQEHGIKFIGAAPEMIDRMGDKASAKATMKAAGVPCVPGSDGLLESYEHAQKVAKEIGYPVMMKATAGGGGKGMRAIWKEEELLKAWESARQEAAAAFGNDGMYMEKLIEEPRHIEIQVVGDSYGKACHLSERDCSVQRRHQKLTEETPSPFMTDDLRTRMGEAAVKAAEFIKYEGAGTVEFLVDKHRNFYFMEMNTRIQVEHPITEQVIDYDLIREQIMVAAGIPISGKNYLPELHAIECRINAEDPYNDFRPSPGKITTLHMPGGHGVRLDTHVYSGYSIPPNYDSMIAKLITTAQSREEAISKMRRALDEFVIEGVKTTIPFHRQLMDDPQYIAGDYTTAFMDTFKMKDPE from the coding sequence ATGTTTAAAAAAATATTAATTGCGAATAGAGGAGAAATTGCACTTCGTGTAATTCGTACATGTAAGGAAATGGGAATTAAAACTGTTGCAGTTTACTCTACAGCCGACGCAGAAAGTTTACATGTTAAATTTGCTGATGAAGCGGTTTGTATTGGTCCTCCTCCGAGTAACTTATCGTATTTGAAAATGTCAAATATCATTGCAGCTGCAGAAATTACAAACGCAGATGCAATACACCCAGGATACGGTTTTCTTTCTGAGAATGCTAAATTCTCTAAAATTTGTCAAGAGCACGGAATTAAATTTATTGGTGCTGCTCCAGAAATGATTGACAGAATGGGTGATAAAGCTTCTGCAAAAGCTACAATGAAAGCTGCAGGAGTTCCTTGTGTACCAGGTTCAGACGGATTATTAGAATCTTACGAACATGCACAAAAAGTAGCTAAAGAAATTGGTTACCCAGTTATGATGAAAGCTACTGCTGGTGGTGGTGGAAAAGGAATGCGCGCCATCTGGAAAGAAGAAGAGCTTTTAAAAGCTTGGGAAAGTGCGCGTCAAGAAGCTGCTGCAGCATTTGGAAATGACGGAATGTACATGGAGAAACTTATTGAAGAACCACGTCATATCGAAATTCAAGTTGTGGGAGATTCTTACGGAAAAGCATGTCACCTTTCTGAAAGAGACTGCTCTGTACAACGCCGTCACCAAAAACTTACTGAAGAAACACCTTCGCCTTTCATGACAGATGACTTACGTACAAGAATGGGAGAAGCTGCTGTAAAAGCTGCTGAATTCATTAAATACGAAGGAGCTGGAACTGTAGAATTTTTAGTGGACAAACACAGAAACTTCTATTTTATGGAAATGAATACTCGTATCCAAGTAGAGCATCCAATCACAGAACAAGTTATTGACTATGATTTGATCCGTGAGCAGATTATGGTTGCTGCTGGAATTCCAATTTCTGGTAAAAACTATCTTCCAGAATTACACGCTATTGAATGTCGTATTAATGCTGAAGATCCTTATAACGATTTTCGCCCTTCACCAGGAAAAATTACTACGCTTCATATGCCAGGAGGACACGGAGTACGTTTAGATACTCACGTATATTCAGGTTATAGTATTCCGCCAAACTACGACTCTATGATTGCTAAGTTAATTACAACAGCGCAGTCTCGTGAAGAAGCTATCAGCAAAATGCGCAGAGCTTTAGATGAGTTCGTAATTGAAGGTGTAAAAACTACAATACCTTTCCACAGACAATTAATGGATGATCCACAATATATCGCAGGAGATTATACAACTGCATTTATGGATACATTTAAAATGAAAGATCCAGAATAA
- the mtgA gene encoding monofunctional biosynthetic peptidoglycan transglycosylase produces MAAPKKPAPKKTTAAKPKPKSSPKKGNRSLGEKIKWFFIKAALWFFGLSIGSVIFFKYVPVPFTPLMIIRAIENKLGGKEVYFDHDWEPLDKISMNLQKAVIASEDATFLTHNGFDFKALQKAYKSNERGRRIRGGSTISQQTAKNVFLWQGKSYLRKGLEAYFTVLIELIWGKERIMEVYLNSIEMGDGVYGAYAATEHWYRRDASSLTPMQAAGIAAILPNPRKFKATGSSSYINRRKERIVREMRYVGKKVNYKGNEK; encoded by the coding sequence ATGGCAGCACCCAAAAAACCAGCACCAAAAAAAACAACCGCAGCGAAACCCAAACCAAAATCATCTCCTAAAAAAGGAAATCGATCTTTGGGAGAAAAAATTAAGTGGTTTTTTATAAAAGCAGCTTTATGGTTTTTCGGATTATCAATTGGTTCGGTTATATTTTTTAAATATGTGCCCGTTCCTTTTACACCCTTAATGATTATTCGCGCAATCGAAAATAAATTGGGAGGAAAGGAAGTTTATTTCGATCACGATTGGGAGCCGCTTGATAAAATTTCAATGAATCTGCAAAAAGCGGTTATTGCCAGTGAAGATGCCACTTTCTTAACACATAATGGCTTTGATTTTAAAGCACTTCAAAAAGCCTATAAAAGCAATGAACGAGGGCGCCGAATTCGAGGTGGAAGCACGATTTCGCAGCAAACCGCCAAAAATGTCTTTTTATGGCAGGGAAAAAGTTATTTGCGTAAAGGTCTCGAAGCTTATTTTACAGTTTTAATAGAATTAATTTGGGGAAAAGAACGCATCATGGAAGTTTACCTCAATAGTATTGAAATGGGCGACGGTGTTTACGGCGCGTATGCAGCAACAGAACACTGGTACCGTCGAGACGCTTCGAGTTTAACACCAATGCAGGCGGCAGGAATTGCGGCCATTCTTCCAAATCCGAGAAAATTTAAAGCTACAGGTTCTTCAAGTTATATTAATAGAAGAAAAGAACGAATTGTACGCGAAATGCGATACGTGGGAAAAAAAGTAAATTATAAGGGGAATGAGAAGTAA
- a CDS encoding sigma-54-dependent transcriptional regulator yields MPKILLIEDDIAFCKLLEKFLIKKAYDVTIAFSAAEARTAVKNESFDLILTDLRLPDFDGIALMSEFKNSYPDVPVILMTGYSDVNTAVKAIKNGAADYISKPFNPDEVLLVITNALQAPIGEEEEELVEVPTKKKTAKKAAATDSEFVRGISVASKKLLDHIELVSPTDMSVLIIGESGTGKEIIAKSIHQQSQRKNNNFIAVDCGAIPKELAASEFFGHLKGSFTGAISDKMGYFEAANGGTLFLDEIGNLSYENQIQLLRALQERKIKPVGSNKEINVDIRIITATNEDLREAVKNGDFREDLYHRINEFSIQSPSLKDRDEDLMVFADYFLEKANQQLNKDIIGFSPEVVAIFQNYSWPGNLRELQNCVKRATLLSRGDFIESDVLPAEFFQIQKQQSSGSDVFSLSENEKETIIHALSKAQNNKSEAAKLLKITRKTLYNKLKQYNIE; encoded by the coding sequence ATGCCGAAGATATTATTGATAGAAGATGACATCGCGTTTTGTAAATTATTAGAAAAATTTCTAATTAAAAAAGCTTACGATGTAACAATAGCGTTCTCTGCTGCAGAGGCGCGTACTGCAGTTAAAAACGAATCTTTTGATTTGATTTTAACAGATCTTCGTCTGCCTGATTTTGACGGTATTGCTTTAATGTCGGAATTCAAAAATTCGTATCCCGATGTTCCCGTTATTTTAATGACAGGCTATTCGGATGTAAATACTGCGGTAAAAGCTATTAAAAACGGCGCTGCCGATTATATTTCTAAACCTTTTAATCCAGATGAGGTTTTACTAGTTATTACCAATGCATTACAAGCTCCAATAGGTGAAGAGGAAGAAGAATTAGTTGAAGTTCCAACGAAAAAGAAAACTGCTAAAAAAGCGGCTGCAACAGATAGTGAATTTGTAAGAGGAATTTCTGTGGCTTCTAAAAAACTGTTAGATCATATTGAATTAGTTAGTCCGACAGATATGTCTGTGTTAATTATCGGCGAAAGCGGAACTGGAAAAGAAATTATTGCAAAAAGCATTCATCAGCAAAGCCAGAGAAAAAATAATAATTTTATTGCAGTCGACTGCGGTGCGATTCCGAAAGAATTGGCTGCGAGTGAATTTTTTGGTCATTTAAAAGGATCTTTTACAGGAGCTATAAGTGATAAAATGGGTTATTTTGAAGCTGCAAATGGGGGGACTTTATTCTTGGACGAAATAGGAAACCTTTCATACGAAAATCAAATCCAGTTATTAAGAGCACTTCAAGAAAGAAAAATCAAACCAGTTGGAAGCAATAAGGAAATAAACGTCGATATCCGCATTATCACAGCCACAAATGAAGATTTGCGCGAGGCAGTAAAAAACGGCGATTTTAGAGAAGATTTATACCATAGAATCAACGAGTTTTCGATTCAGTCTCCATCTTTAAAAGATCGTGATGAAGATTTAATGGTTTTTGCCGATTATTTCTTAGAAAAAGCAAATCAACAGTTAAATAAAGATATCATTGGATTTTCTCCAGAAGTAGTAGCTATTTTTCAAAATTACAGCTGGCCAGGAAATTTAAGAGAATTGCAGAATTGTGTAAAACGTGCAACTCTTTTGTCTAGGGGAGATTTTATTGAGAGTGATGTCCTTCCGGCAGAATTTTTCCAGATTCAGAAACAGCAGTCGTCAGGAAGCGATGTGTTTTCATTATCGGAAAATGAAAAAGAGACTATTATTCATGCTTTATCAAAAGCACAGAATAACAAATCGGAGGCAGCGAAACTCTTAAAAATTACAAGGAAGACACTGTATAACAAATTGAAACAATACAATATAGAGTAA
- the accB gene encoding acetyl-CoA carboxylase biotin carboxyl carrier protein: protein MDLKEIQNLIKFVANSGVAEVKLEMDDVKITIRTTLETNVTEATYVQQLPAQAALPQAAVPQVTAPTVVNVTPEAPAANDSKYITIKSPIIGTFYRKPSPDKPVFTEVGSSISKGDVLCVIEAMKLFNEIESEVSGKIVKILVDDMSPVEFDQPLFLVDPS, encoded by the coding sequence ATGGATTTAAAAGAAATTCAAAACCTAATCAAATTTGTTGCAAATTCGGGCGTTGCAGAAGTGAAGTTAGAAATGGATGATGTAAAAATCACGATCAGAACAACTTTAGAAACAAATGTAACTGAGGCAACTTACGTACAGCAATTACCTGCTCAGGCAGCTTTACCTCAAGCGGCAGTTCCACAAGTTACGGCTCCAACAGTTGTAAATGTAACTCCAGAAGCACCAGCTGCTAACGATTCTAAATATATTACTATAAAATCTCCAATCATTGGTACTTTTTATAGAAAACCATCTCCAGACAAACCAGTTTTTACAGAAGTAGGAAGCAGTATATCAAAAGGAGATGTTCTATGTGTAATTGAAGCAATGAAATTATTCAACGAAATCGAATCTGAAGTTTCTGGTAAAATTGTAAAAATTCTTGTTGACGATATGTCTCCAGTAGAATTTGACCAGCCTTTATTCTTAGTAGATCCATCATAA
- a CDS encoding NAD(P)/FAD-dependent oxidoreductase → MELSYWELKNWFTNVDYTIVGSGIVGLHTALRLRERFPTAKILVLERGILPQGASTKNAGFACFGSLSEIMEDLKTHSEDDVVHLIEKRWKGLQLLRKRLGDTAIDFKPYGGYELFLKEDEFGFNECISKIPFINEVLKPLFKADVFSKEIDRFGFGNIQEYLIFNPFEAQIDTGNMMQELLKQAVAANILILNQQTVTSYADAGNHVEVVLKDFSFKTHKLLFATNGFAGSLTSGAVKPARAQVLITEPINNLDIRGTFHLDRGYYYFRNIDNRILLGGGRNLDFEAETTTEFGQTKIVQNKLEDLLKNVILPNQDFQIAHRWSGIMGVGNSKNPVVSQLSENVFCGVRLGGMGVAIGSLIGTELADLI, encoded by the coding sequence ATGGAATTAAGCTATTGGGAACTAAAAAACTGGTTCACGAATGTGGATTATACAATTGTAGGAAGCGGAATCGTTGGCCTGCATACGGCATTGCGCTTGCGCGAAAGATTTCCGACGGCTAAAATTCTGGTTCTCGAAAGAGGTATTTTGCCACAAGGTGCAAGCACAAAAAATGCTGGTTTTGCCTGTTTCGGAAGTCTTTCTGAAATTATGGAAGATTTAAAAACCCATTCGGAAGATGATGTCGTGCATTTAATTGAAAAGCGATGGAAAGGTTTGCAGCTGCTTCGAAAAAGATTAGGAGATACAGCAATTGACTTTAAGCCTTACGGCGGATATGAATTATTTTTGAAAGAAGATGAATTCGGATTCAATGAATGTATTTCCAAAATTCCTTTTATTAATGAAGTGCTAAAACCACTTTTCAAAGCAGATGTTTTTTCTAAAGAAATAGACCGTTTCGGATTTGGAAATATTCAGGAATATTTGATTTTTAATCCGTTTGAAGCACAGATTGATACCGGAAATATGATGCAGGAATTATTGAAACAAGCAGTTGCTGCCAATATTTTAATTCTAAATCAGCAAACGGTAACTTCTTATGCAGATGCAGGAAATCATGTTGAAGTTGTTCTGAAAGATTTTAGTTTTAAAACCCATAAATTACTTTTTGCAACAAATGGTTTTGCGGGATCTCTAACCAGCGGAGCTGTAAAACCGGCAAGGGCACAAGTTTTAATTACAGAACCCATTAACAATTTAGATATCAGGGGAACGTTTCATTTAGATCGCGGTTATTATTATTTTAGAAATATCGATAATCGAATTTTATTGGGAGGAGGACGAAATTTAGATTTTGAAGCAGAAACTACGACCGAATTTGGACAAACTAAAATTGTTCAAAATAAATTGGAAGATTTGCTGAAAAATGTAATTTTACCAAATCAGGATTTTCAAATCGCGCACCGATGGAGCGGCATTATGGGAGTCGGAAATAGTAAAAACCCTGTTGTTTCTCAACTGTCTGAAAACGTGTTTTGTGGAGTGCGTTTAGGCGGAATGGGAGTGGCAATAGGCAGTTTAATAGGAACAGAATTAGCAGATTTAATATAA
- a CDS encoding hybrid sensor histidine kinase/response regulator produces the protein MESKRSYTALKVLFSYVALLALVVTVGWFLYSENVVYNKLEDKIAFEKTKILRVSKLFSNVYKTESLARQTIQNNSEKDFKNYLIETDSLRLRIDTLKQIVTTEYQKTLLDSVTYLLSEKTKNIKQLKEIKNKADDETSVNNAIDEITKMEFNLRKLELQDFTKNPNQLGSYQRGVLQRYVDYLNQNIPDDSTNTLSKKASDSILANSKKLLSTVKMKAEKKKESLNFEENKLLQNEMAISDQLRKVLRIIEREIIINSIKNNSLKEKSLKRVNEIVTASAVIGLLLTVFFSILIVSDYSKSKAYKKQLEIANFKTKNLLKSREQLISTVSHDLKTPLSTIVGYSELLGNSEITTKQSYFVKNIKNSSEYITQLVQDLLDFSKIEAGKIAIEKVPFLLPEIVEDVAKNIQTVYKEKNIDLIINVDEKFQQRIVGDPFRLKQILTNIIGNAYKFTEEGHIRVAAYENDTNTFTISVQDTGIGIEKGNQKLVFEEFAQANENIEKKYGGTGLGLSICQKIISILGGTLTLDSIYGKGSTFKIELPLIFDNSQPAATESKSKTVKNSKKQTFIVVDDDINLLNLTSGVLKQEQHQVFSFTNASKALETIQHTPFDFVITDIQMPEIDGFLFLEKLQELPDTIFKNQPVIALTGRTDLDLSVYKNAGFTTVVKKPYSPKILLETIQHILDHEEIPATEFSETTEDQSSQMYSLDTLKDFLGHDELALKEVLKSFIDSSAENIGLLQTAIQEKNHEEIKSIAHRIAPMFKQIQANEIGQILKNLEKEDLNTLDLDNMFIDLKEKMNVLFDELKQEV, from the coding sequence ATGGAGAGCAAAAGAAGTTACACGGCACTCAAAGTCTTATTCAGCTATGTTGCATTATTGGCTTTGGTTGTTACAGTTGGATGGTTTTTATATTCTGAAAATGTCGTTTACAACAAATTGGAAGATAAAATTGCTTTCGAAAAAACCAAAATTCTTAGAGTCAGCAAACTTTTCTCTAATGTTTATAAAACAGAAAGTTTAGCAAGACAGACTATTCAAAATAACTCCGAAAAAGATTTTAAAAATTATTTGATCGAGACAGATTCGCTTCGTCTTCGCATTGATACTTTAAAACAAATTGTTACTACAGAATATCAAAAAACGCTTTTGGATAGTGTGACTTATCTTTTATCTGAAAAAACTAAAAACATCAAACAGTTAAAAGAAATAAAGAATAAAGCAGACGACGAAACTTCTGTAAATAATGCTATTGACGAAATCACGAAGATGGAGTTTAATTTGAGAAAACTCGAACTTCAAGATTTTACCAAAAACCCAAATCAATTGGGAAGTTATCAGCGTGGTGTTTTACAGCGATATGTAGATTATCTCAATCAAAATATTCCGGACGACAGCACGAATACGTTGAGTAAAAAAGCATCGGATTCTATTTTAGCGAATTCTAAAAAGCTTTTGAGCACCGTAAAAATGAAAGCTGAAAAGAAAAAAGAATCCCTAAATTTCGAGGAGAATAAACTGCTTCAAAACGAAATGGCGATTTCAGATCAGCTTCGAAAAGTACTTCGAATTATCGAGCGAGAAATCATCATTAATTCCATAAAAAACAATTCATTAAAGGAAAAATCACTAAAAAGAGTCAACGAAATTGTAACCGCTTCTGCCGTTATTGGTTTACTGCTGACGGTATTTTTCTCTATTTTAATTGTTAGTGATTATTCAAAATCAAAAGCCTATAAAAAACAGCTTGAAATTGCCAATTTCAAAACCAAAAACCTGCTTAAAAGCCGTGAACAATTAATTTCGACCGTAAGCCACGATTTAAAAACACCTTTGAGTACGATTGTAGGTTATTCTGAACTTTTAGGAAATTCAGAAATTACTACCAAGCAGTCTTATTTCGTTAAAAACATTAAAAATTCGTCGGAATATATTACACAGCTGGTGCAGGATTTATTGGATTTTTCGAAAATCGAAGCTGGAAAAATTGCCATTGAAAAGGTTCCGTTTTTACTTCCTGAAATTGTGGAAGATGTTGCGAAAAATATCCAAACTGTTTACAAGGAAAAAAATATTGATCTTATTATTAATGTCGATGAAAAGTTTCAACAACGTATTGTTGGCGATCCTTTTAGACTAAAACAGATCTTGACCAATATTATTGGAAACGCTTATAAATTTACAGAAGAAGGTCATATTAGGGTTGCAGCTTATGAGAATGACACTAATACTTTTACAATTTCTGTTCAAGATACTGGAATTGGAATTGAGAAAGGAAATCAGAAATTGGTTTTTGAAGAATTTGCACAGGCAAATGAAAACATCGAGAAGAAATATGGCGGAACTGGTTTAGGATTATCCATCTGCCAAAAAATCATTTCTATCTTGGGCGGTACTTTAACTTTGGATAGTATTTATGGCAAAGGAAGCACCTTTAAAATTGAACTGCCATTAATCTTTGATAACAGTCAGCCAGCTGCAACTGAAAGCAAAAGCAAAACAGTAAAAAATAGTAAAAAGCAAACTTTTATTGTTGTCGATGACGATATTAATCTTTTGAATTTAACAAGCGGTGTTTTAAAACAGGAGCAACATCAGGTTTTTTCTTTTACGAATGCTTCTAAGGCCTTAGAAACTATTCAGCATACTCCTTTTGACTTTGTTATTACCGACATTCAGATGCCGGAAATTGACGGATTTTTGTTTTTAGAAAAATTACAAGAGCTTCCTGATACAATTTTCAAAAATCAGCCTGTAATTGCGTTAACAGGACGAACAGATTTGGATCTTTCGGTTTATAAAAATGCTGGTTTTACAACGGTGGTTAAGAAACCCTATTCACCAAAGATTCTGCTCGAAACTATTCAGCATATTTTAGACCATGAAGAAATTCCTGCCACGGAATTTTCAGAAACAACAGAGGATCAATCTTCACAAATGTATTCGTTAGATACTTTAAAGGATTTTCTTGGTCACGATGAATTGGCTTTAAAAGAAGTTCTAAAATCATTTATCGACAGCAGTGCAGAAAATATAGGTCTTCTGCAAACGGCGATACAAGAGAAAAATCACGAAGAAATTAAATCGATTGCACATCGTATTGCTCCAATGTTCAAACAAATTCAGGCAAATGAAATAGGCCAGATTTTAAAGAATTTGGAAAAAGAAGATTTGAATACTTTAGACTTGGATAATATGTTTATCGATTTAAAAGAAAAAATGAATGTTCTTTTTGATGAATTAAAACAAGAAGTATAA
- a CDS encoding PepSY-like domain-containing protein, giving the protein MKKLILSAAIVLGSLSVNAAILPAIAISQSVLIQDEFTEVAADAVPAAVKSTVEKSFPKTKLEKAYKNEKNEYKLEISNGDKKYTIFTDASGNIIKK; this is encoded by the coding sequence ATGAAAAAGTTAATCTTATCAGCAGCTATTGTTTTAGGAAGTTTATCGGTTAATGCCGCTATACTGCCAGCAATTGCGATTTCTCAATCAGTACTTATTCAAGATGAGTTTACTGAAGTAGCTGCAGATGCTGTTCCAGCAGCAGTGAAGTCAACAGTTGAAAAATCTTTCCCGAAAACAAAGCTTGAAAAAGCTTATAAAAACGAGAAAAACGAGTACAAACTTGAAATTTCAAATGGAGACAAGAAGTATACTATTTTTACAGATGCTTCTGGTAACATCATCAAAAAATAA